The region CCGCCACAGCGGCCGCTCCGGCACGGTTCCGGAGTCTTGCCGCCCGGTTCAGAAGAGTTCCTCGGATTGGACGATGCGGGCCTGCATATTGCGTTCCATCATGCGCAGGGCGGCCTCCGCGAGGTCCTGGTGGATATGGGCGCAGGCGTCCTCGGCGACGGTGACAGCGATGTGCCGGATATGTGCGTCGAGCGCCGAATAGAGCACGCACTGTTCGGTGACCTGGCCGCAGAGCACGATCGTGCCGATGCCGTGCTGGCGCAGCAGGTATTCCAGGGGCGTCTGGTAGAAGATCGAGTGTCGGCCCTTGACCACGAACAGGGAGTTCTCGTCGGGCCGGACCGGTTCCACCAGGTCCCTGTGCGGGCCGCTGAGGACGGTGTCCAGAAGCTCGTCATGGTGCGAGCGCCACAGCCCGAAGTTGTCGTTGACGTAGATGACCTCGATATCGCTCCGCCGGGCCCGTTCGATCAGTGAGGTGACGCGCGGCAGGACCGTGCGTACCGAGGGCAGCAGTAGTTCGGCGTCCTCATGGTCGTAGGAGTTGAGCATGTCGATCACGATGAGTGCGGTGTCGGACATGGCGCGGGCCCCTGTCAGTCGCGCACCGCGGTCCGGCCGAAGTGCCGTCCGTACGTCCGATGCCGCACTGCCGGCGTCGGAGAGCCACCTCGGCCACGATCCGTAATCAGAACGTTTCCGCTGGTCACGTGCCCACCCGCCTTTCTCCGGAGGCCACATCTCTCACTGTGGCGCGCGGCGGGCGAGGGCGCATGTGCGCCCGCGGGACAGCCGTGGG is a window of Streptomyces caniferus DNA encoding:
- a CDS encoding isochorismatase family cysteine hydrolase, whose translation is MSDTALIVIDMLNSYDHEDAELLLPSVRTVLPRVTSLIERARRSDIEVIYVNDNFGLWRSHHDELLDTVLSGPHRDLVEPVRPDENSLFVVKGRHSIFYQTPLEYLLRQHGIGTIVLCGQVTEQCVLYSALDAHIRHIAVTVAEDACAHIHQDLAEAALRMMERNMQARIVQSEELF